The Cyanobium sp. ATX 6F1 genome includes a region encoding these proteins:
- the hisF gene encoding imidazole glycerol phosphate synthase subunit HisF, with the protein MVAKRIIPCLDVAAGRVVKGVNFVDLRDAGDPVELACRYDGSGADELVFLDIAASHQGRGTLVELVRRTAEAVTIPFTVGGGIRSVEGITELLRAGADKVSLNSSAVADPELISRGAERFGCQCIVVAIDARRRSSSEGWDVFVKGGRENTGLDALAWARRVVELGAGEILLTSMDGDGTQAGYDLALTAAVASAVEVPVIASGGAGCIDHIAEALGPGQASAALLASLLHDGVLTVGEIKADLIGRGLEIRPLHGP; encoded by the coding sequence ATGGTTGCCAAGCGCATCATTCCCTGCCTCGACGTCGCCGCTGGGCGGGTGGTCAAGGGGGTCAATTTCGTCGACCTGCGGGATGCGGGCGATCCGGTGGAGCTGGCCTGCCGCTACGACGGCTCCGGCGCCGATGAGCTGGTGTTCCTCGACATCGCCGCCAGCCACCAGGGGCGCGGCACCCTGGTGGAACTGGTGCGGCGCACCGCCGAGGCGGTCACGATTCCGTTCACCGTGGGGGGCGGCATCCGCTCGGTGGAGGGGATCACCGAACTGCTGCGGGCCGGCGCCGACAAGGTGAGCCTCAATTCTTCGGCCGTGGCCGATCCCGAGCTGATCAGCCGGGGGGCCGAGCGCTTCGGCTGCCAGTGCATCGTGGTGGCGATCGACGCCCGCCGCCGTTCAAGCAGCGAGGGCTGGGATGTGTTCGTCAAGGGCGGCCGCGAGAACACCGGCCTCGATGCCCTGGCCTGGGCGCGGCGGGTGGTGGAGCTCGGGGCCGGCGAGATCCTGCTCACCTCGATGGATGGCGATGGCACCCAGGCGGGCTATGACCTGGCGCTCACCGCCGCTGTGGCCTCCGCCGTGGAGGTGCCCGTGATCGCCTCCGGCGGCGCCGGCTGCATCGACCACATCGCCGAAGCCCTGGGGCCCGGCCAGGCCTCGGCGGCCCTGCTGGCCTCCCTGCTCCACGACGGCGTGCTGACCGTGGGGGAGATCAAGGCCGACCTGATCGGACGGGGGCTGGAGATCCGCCCGCTGCATGGGCCCTGA
- a CDS encoding EAL domain-containing protein encodes MENFHIQPIVDLASGRVCGGEVLWRPNGNAPASEQLQALQDDPTLNLKVTQDSFVFVLNQLERIQTNVWLSVNLSCRFIGSGRMFFRPISRAVPDLDNLRRKVGKRLVVEVTERGVAGHEESAFINELTGLHTIAVDDFGTGDAPLSHMLSLKFSKVKVDRSIITGIDSDSYRQRFLQWLLAGCHAIGVEVCAEGVETESEAAFLRRIGVDQGQGWLWSKALPADQFEALTVPMESVTQSLGRILNAS; translated from the coding sequence GTGGAAAACTTCCACATCCAGCCCATCGTCGATCTCGCCAGCGGCCGTGTCTGCGGTGGGGAGGTCCTCTGGCGGCCGAACGGCAATGCTCCTGCCTCTGAGCAGCTCCAGGCCCTGCAAGATGATCCGACCTTGAATCTGAAGGTCACCCAGGATTCCTTCGTCTTCGTCCTCAACCAGCTGGAGCGGATTCAGACCAACGTCTGGCTGTCGGTCAACCTCTCCTGCCGCTTCATCGGCTCGGGCCGGATGTTCTTCCGCCCGATCTCCCGCGCCGTCCCTGACCTCGACAACCTGCGCCGCAAGGTGGGCAAGCGTCTGGTGGTGGAGGTCACCGAGCGTGGCGTGGCCGGCCATGAGGAATCGGCCTTCATCAACGAGCTCACGGGTCTGCACACCATCGCCGTCGATGACTTCGGCACCGGGGATGCTCCCCTTTCCCACATGCTCTCGCTGAAGTTCTCCAAGGTGAAGGTCGACCGCTCGATCATCACCGGCATCGATTCCGACAGCTACCGCCAGCGTTTTCTGCAGTGGCTGCTGGCCGGCTGCCATGCCATCGGTGTGGAGGTGTGCGCCGAGGGCGTCGAAACGGAATCCGAGGCCGCCTTCCTGCGCCGCATCGGTGTCGACCAGGGTCAGGGCTGGCTTTGGAGCAAGGCACTCCCCGCCGATCAGTTCGAGGCGCTCACGGTGCCGATGGAGTCGGTCACCCAGTCGCTCGGGCGCATCCTCAACGCCTCCTGA
- a CDS encoding DUF2862 domain-containing protein has protein sequence MSQAATSGTVQIGSRVKVTRVRDRIPAEMVELLRTDATGTVSGYKMTDGSGVGVVVELSNGSSGWFFDDEITPA, from the coding sequence ATGTCCCAGGCTGCCACCTCCGGCACGGTCCAGATCGGCTCGCGGGTCAAGGTCACCCGGGTGCGCGATCGCATTCCCGCCGAGATGGTGGAGCTGCTGCGCACCGACGCCACGGGCACCGTGAGCGGCTACAAGATGACCGACGGCAGCGGTGTCGGCGTCGTGGTCGAGCTGAGCAACGGCAGCAGCGGCTGGTTCTTCGACGACGAGATCACCCCCGCCTGA
- the glyQ gene encoding glycine--tRNA ligase subunit alpha has protein sequence MHFQDIISTLNQFWAAQGCLLLQPYDTEKGAGTMSPHTVLRAIGPEPWAVAYPEPCRRPTDGRYGDNPNRAQHYFQYQVLIKPSPDGIQETYLASLEALGIRAADHDIRFVEDNWESPTLGAWGVGWEVWLDGMEVTQFTYFQQCGGLDCRPVSIEITYGLERLAMYLQDVESIWELSWNGERTYGDIWLPFEKGQCTYNFEASSAERLLQLFALYEAEATELVERRLPAPALDYVLKCSHTFNLLEARGVISVTERTATIARIRHLARQVAEAWLQEREALGFPLLKAPAVPV, from the coding sequence ATGCACTTCCAAGACATCATTTCCACCCTGAATCAGTTCTGGGCGGCACAGGGATGTCTGCTGCTCCAGCCCTACGACACTGAGAAGGGGGCTGGCACGATGAGCCCCCACACGGTGCTGCGAGCGATCGGCCCGGAGCCCTGGGCCGTGGCTTATCCGGAGCCCTGCCGCCGCCCCACCGACGGCCGCTACGGCGACAACCCCAACCGCGCCCAGCACTACTTCCAGTACCAGGTGCTGATCAAGCCCTCCCCCGATGGCATCCAGGAGACCTACCTGGCCTCCCTTGAAGCGTTGGGCATCCGCGCCGCTGACCACGACATCCGCTTCGTGGAGGACAACTGGGAATCCCCCACCCTCGGTGCCTGGGGCGTGGGTTGGGAGGTGTGGCTCGATGGCATGGAGGTCACCCAGTTCACCTATTTCCAGCAGTGCGGCGGTCTCGATTGCCGGCCGGTGTCAATCGAGATCACCTACGGCCTCGAGCGCCTGGCGATGTACCTCCAGGACGTGGAGAGCATCTGGGAGCTGAGCTGGAACGGCGAGCGCACCTACGGCGACATCTGGTTGCCGTTTGAGAAGGGTCAGTGCACCTACAACTTCGAAGCCTCCAGCGCCGAGCGCCTGCTGCAGCTGTTCGCTCTCTACGAGGCCGAGGCCACTGAGCTGGTGGAACGGCGCCTGCCGGCCCCAGCCCTCGATTACGTGCTCAAGTGCAGCCACACCTTCAACCTGCTGGAGGCCCGTGGCGTGATCTCGGTCACCGAGCGCACCGCCACCATCGCCCGCATCCGGCACCTGGCCCGGCAGGTGGCCGAAGCCTGGCTGCAGGAGCGCGAGGCCCTGGGCTTCCCCTTGCTCAAGGCCCCGGCGGTGCCGGTGTGA
- a CDS encoding ComEC/Rec2 family competence protein: MPAVVVALALVALALGVVSLPDPVRWLALVPLVALAGWLSQRRAWGLRQRALLLALLPLLLLWGLIHQSHPGPADPSRLVGTAPITVLEGRLAVDPQPLSAGEGCRAVLEQAGGATELRFSTCPDLRQGWRLRVSGVLRRPASGPHPLLSSAAERLARQGIWSQMRVEKVEVLERPATPVADLRRRMATALLQQGGPDRGGVLAALVLGSAVVPVPQAVREAFRVAGLSHALAASGFHLTVLLGAVMVLGRRSPRPIRWTLAGGAMLLFLLLAGPQPSVVRAVLMGAVAFVVLESGQRGRPLGVLLLTVLLMLLVQPLWLLDVGFQLSVAATAGLMLTSRDLETALAARLRSLSSAPWAHKLSGGLAAGLAVPLAASLWTLPLQLLHFGSVPIWAVPSNLVVSPLLTPLTLGAMAMALLAVLAPPLLVLLAWPLVTLTGVLLAITRWFAALPMAQWQLGRPNAGLVLLFSLGLLPLLVASLGRWRRGRACGLALIALASAVHLALIGVDQLLLVHQGAGDLLLATHQGRAALVSTRSDGLSCSRARQLALGLGLQRYDWLLVSDPVAAADPACWRALSPLVLSSGEQRLPLAPGQRLESPGLSLEALAAGGLALRLQVGEHPWVLLPDRQSLWSWQQAVVGERPRLAGLWLGFRPRRAERVWLASLAPPRLWLSGRAPAGKGALPGGWFASGDSGSLQGPPG, encoded by the coding sequence ATGCCTGCCGTTGTGGTGGCGTTGGCCCTGGTGGCCCTGGCCCTGGGGGTGGTGTCGCTGCCGGATCCCGTCCGCTGGCTGGCCCTTGTGCCCCTGGTCGCGTTAGCGGGCTGGTTGAGCCAGCGCCGCGCCTGGGGCCTGCGTCAGCGGGCCCTGCTGCTGGCGCTGTTGCCGCTGCTGCTGCTGTGGGGGCTGATTCACCAGAGCCACCCCGGGCCGGCCGATCCGAGCCGGCTGGTGGGGACGGCCCCGATCACCGTGCTGGAGGGGCGCCTGGCGGTTGATCCCCAGCCCCTCAGCGCGGGTGAGGGCTGCCGGGCGGTGCTCGAGCAGGCCGGGGGCGCCACGGAGCTGCGTTTTTCCACCTGCCCCGACCTGCGCCAGGGCTGGCGCCTGCGTGTCAGCGGCGTCCTGCGACGGCCGGCCTCGGGGCCCCATCCCCTGCTCAGTAGTGCCGCCGAGCGGCTGGCCCGCCAGGGCATCTGGAGCCAGATGCGTGTGGAGAAAGTGGAGGTGCTGGAGCGACCGGCGACGCCGGTGGCCGACTTGCGCCGGCGTATGGCCACGGCCCTGCTCCAGCAGGGCGGACCCGACAGGGGCGGGGTGCTGGCGGCCCTGGTGCTGGGCAGCGCCGTGGTGCCCGTGCCGCAGGCCGTGCGCGAGGCCTTTCGCGTCGCCGGCCTCTCCCACGCCCTGGCGGCCAGTGGCTTTCACCTCACGGTGCTGCTCGGGGCGGTGATGGTGCTGGGGCGGCGCTCCCCCCGGCCGATCCGCTGGACCCTGGCCGGCGGGGCGATGCTGCTGTTCTTGCTGCTGGCGGGGCCCCAGCCCTCGGTGGTGCGGGCCGTGCTGATGGGGGCGGTGGCCTTCGTGGTGCTGGAGAGCGGCCAGCGCGGCCGGCCCCTGGGGGTGCTGCTGCTCACGGTGCTGCTGATGCTGCTGGTGCAGCCCCTGTGGCTGCTGGATGTGGGTTTCCAGCTCTCGGTGGCGGCCACCGCCGGTCTGATGCTCACCTCCCGCGACCTGGAAACAGCCCTGGCCGCTCGCCTGCGGTCGCTCAGTTCCGCTCCCTGGGCGCACAAGCTGTCGGGGGGCCTGGCGGCGGGGCTGGCGGTGCCCCTGGCGGCCTCGCTCTGGACCCTGCCGCTGCAGCTGCTGCACTTCGGCAGTGTGCCGATTTGGGCCGTGCCCTCCAATCTGGTGGTCTCACCACTGCTGACGCCCCTCACCCTCGGGGCGATGGCGATGGCGCTGCTGGCGGTGCTGGCGCCACCGCTGCTGGTTCTGCTGGCCTGGCCCCTTGTGACCCTCACCGGAGTGCTGCTGGCGATCACCCGCTGGTTTGCGGCCCTGCCCATGGCCCAGTGGCAGCTGGGGCGGCCCAATGCGGGGCTGGTGCTGCTGTTCAGCCTGGGTTTGCTGCCGCTGCTGGTGGCGTCCTTGGGTCGATGGCGCCGGGGTCGGGCCTGCGGGCTGGCCTTGATCGCCCTGGCGAGCGCGGTGCACCTGGCCCTGATCGGTGTCGACCAGCTGCTGTTGGTGCACCAGGGGGCGGGGGATCTGCTGCTGGCCACCCACCAGGGACGCGCTGCCCTGGTGAGCACCCGAAGCGATGGCCTCAGCTGCAGCCGCGCCCGTCAGCTGGCCCTGGGCCTCGGTCTGCAGCGCTACGACTGGCTGTTGGTCAGCGATCCGGTGGCAGCGGCCGACCCGGCCTGCTGGCGTGCGCTCTCACCCCTGGTGCTCAGCTCCGGTGAGCAGCGCTTGCCGCTGGCGCCTGGGCAGCGGCTGGAGAGTCCGGGGCTGAGCCTGGAGGCTCTGGCGGCCGGCGGTCTGGCCCTGCGGCTGCAGGTGGGGGAGCACCCCTGGGTGCTGCTGCCGGATCGCCAGTCGCTGTGGTCTTGGCAGCAGGCGGTCGTCGGCGAAAGGCCACGGCTGGCGGGCCTGTGGCTGGGTTTCCGGCCCCGCCGGGCCGAGCGGGTGTGGCTGGCGTCGCTGGCTCCCCCGCGGCTGTGGTTGAGCGGACGGGCCCCGGCCGGGAAGGGGGCGCTACCCGGGGGCTGGTTCGCCAGTGGGGACAGCGGTTCCCTGCAGGGGCCGCCGGGCTGA
- a CDS encoding ribbon-helix-helix protein, CopG family yields MDEGLDPARFPRRLELEISAEAMELLIELAQRTGRSINEVALELLDGQIRRLQGD; encoded by the coding sequence TTGGATGAAGGCCTGGATCCGGCGCGGTTCCCCCGCCGCCTTGAGCTGGAGATCTCCGCAGAGGCCATGGAACTCCTGATCGAGCTGGCGCAGCGCACGGGCCGGTCGATCAACGAAGTCGCCCTGGAGTTGCTTGATGGGCAGATTCGTCGCCTGCAGGGTGATTGA
- the ubiE gene encoding bifunctional demethylmenaquinone methyltransferase/2-methoxy-6-polyprenyl-1,4-benzoquinol methylase UbiE: MKPGDPAAVRELFEALAPRYDLLNDLFSLGLHRLWKRQAIAWLRPCPGQRMLDLCCGTGDLALLLAARVRPAGRVLGLDAAAAPLALARRRAAAQPWLPLEWHQADALATGLGSASVDGAVMAFGLRNLTDPAAGLAELRRVLKPGARAAVLDFNRPSAPAVAALQRQALRRLVVPTAERFGLREHFAYLEPSLERFPSGPEQERLAGAAGFAQARHRPLAGGLMGLLELVA, from the coding sequence GTGAAGCCCGGTGATCCCGCCGCGGTGCGCGAGCTGTTCGAGGCGCTCGCCCCCCGCTACGACCTGCTCAACGACCTGTTCAGCCTGGGGCTGCACCGGCTCTGGAAACGCCAGGCGATCGCCTGGCTGCGGCCGTGTCCCGGCCAGCGGATGCTCGATCTCTGCTGCGGCACCGGTGATCTGGCCCTGCTGCTGGCGGCCCGGGTGCGTCCTGCGGGCCGGGTGCTGGGGCTCGATGCGGCCGCCGCTCCCCTGGCGCTGGCCCGCCGCCGCGCCGCCGCCCAGCCCTGGTTGCCCCTCGAGTGGCACCAGGCCGATGCCCTGGCCACCGGCCTGGGCAGTGCCAGCGTGGATGGGGCGGTGATGGCCTTCGGGCTGCGCAACCTCACGGATCCCGCCGCGGGCCTGGCGGAGCTGCGGCGTGTGCTCAAACCGGGCGCCCGCGCGGCGGTTCTGGATTTCAACCGGCCCAGCGCCCCGGCGGTTGCGGCCCTGCAGCGCCAGGCCCTGCGGCGGCTGGTGGTGCCCACGGCCGAGCGCTTCGGGCTGCGGGAGCACTTCGCCTACCTGGAGCCCAGCCTGGAGCGCTTTCCCAGCGGCCCCGAGCAGGAGCGGCTGGCCGGGGCGGCCGGTTTCGCCCAGGCCCGCCACCGCCCCCTCGCGGGGGGGCTGATGGGGTTGCTGGAGCTGGTGGCCTGA
- a CDS encoding type II toxin-antitoxin system Phd/YefM family antitoxin: MQVVSFSEARESFKAVLDRVEADADVTLITRRHAQGAVLMSLNTYNSLMETVHLLRSPANAAHLQRSLGQAERGELFQHGLIDPDLADAGS, from the coding sequence ATGCAGGTGGTCAGTTTTTCGGAGGCCCGCGAGAGCTTCAAGGCCGTCCTTGATCGCGTGGAAGCTGATGCGGATGTGACCCTGATCACCCGCCGCCACGCCCAGGGCGCCGTACTGATGTCGCTCAACACCTACAACAGCCTGATGGAGACGGTGCATCTGCTGCGCTCTCCCGCCAATGCAGCCCACCTTCAGCGTTCCCTTGGGCAGGCGGAGCGCGGTGAGCTGTTCCAGCATGGTCTGATTGATCCGGATCTCGCTGATGCCGGCAGCTGA
- a CDS encoding LysM peptidoglycan-binding domain-containing protein has translation MRASAVVFALLLAACVPAGLSQAPLQAQSLAQGLGPGRSITVREGDTLEAIAQRHGVSVEGLIEINQLKDANQLVVGQRLRLPPAGPGLLIRSGDTLEAIANRSDTTVDALQRLNPGLRAEALPVGSWLKLPGSQGVRPEAPAPPRPLGPAIPAPPAGTGDQTAAAALLLSPAERRDRADLSLREQSGRARWRRYGSTEVDWAGWRLHPGGVRITLVKPAVADLGVRRAGATAVAVQCESLRQTWRIDGDWEGWAPPDPRSIGQQIVIDLCSNTLDAPALPVAP, from the coding sequence GTGCGTGCCTCCGCCGTGGTTTTCGCCCTGCTGCTGGCCGCCTGCGTGCCCGCAGGGCTCAGCCAAGCCCCTCTCCAGGCCCAGTCCCTGGCCCAGGGCCTCGGCCCAGGTCGCTCGATCACGGTGCGCGAAGGGGACACCCTTGAGGCCATCGCCCAGCGCCACGGCGTCAGCGTCGAGGGGCTGATCGAGATCAACCAGCTCAAGGACGCCAACCAGCTGGTGGTGGGCCAGCGGCTACGGCTGCCACCAGCGGGGCCGGGGCTGCTGATCCGCTCCGGCGACACCCTCGAAGCGATCGCCAACCGCAGCGACACCACCGTGGACGCCCTGCAGCGGCTCAACCCGGGCCTGCGGGCCGAGGCCCTGCCGGTGGGCAGCTGGCTGAAGCTGCCGGGGAGCCAGGGAGTGCGCCCTGAAGCGCCGGCTCCGCCGCGCCCCCTGGGGCCCGCCATTCCAGCGCCGCCGGCCGGCACGGGGGACCAGACCGCCGCCGCCGCCTTGCTGCTGAGCCCAGCCGAGCGCCGCGACCGGGCCGATCTCAGCCTGCGGGAGCAATCGGGCCGGGCCCGCTGGCGCCGCTACGGGAGCACGGAGGTGGACTGGGCCGGCTGGCGGCTGCACCCGGGCGGCGTGCGCATCACCCTGGTGAAGCCGGCCGTGGCCGATCTGGGGGTGCGGCGGGCCGGGGCAACGGCGGTGGCGGTGCAGTGCGAGAGCCTGCGCCAGACCTGGCGCATCGATGGGGACTGGGAGGGCTGGGCGCCGCCGGATCCCAGATCCATCGGCCAGCAGATCGTGATCGACCTGTGCAGCAACACCCTCGATGCACCGGCCCTGCCGGTGGCCCCCTGA
- a CDS encoding Txe/YoeB family addiction module toxin, with translation MPAAERLGWTPAAWEDYLYWQGQDRQQLRRINQLIQACLRDPCAGIGKPEPLRENLSGCWSRRINDEHRLFYRLEAGVLLILACRYHYR, from the coding sequence ATGCCGGCAGCTGAGCGGCTCGGTTGGACCCCGGCGGCATGGGAGGACTACCTCTACTGGCAGGGTCAGGACCGCCAACAGCTTCGGCGGATCAATCAACTGATCCAGGCCTGTCTGCGGGACCCTTGTGCGGGCATCGGCAAGCCTGAGCCGTTGCGTGAAAATCTCTCCGGTTGCTGGTCGCGGCGCATCAACGACGAGCACCGGCTGTTTTATCGACTGGAGGCAGGTGTTTTGCTGATCCTGGCTTGCCGGTATCACTACCGCTGA